The Paenibacillus mucilaginosus 3016 genome includes the window ACTCATGGGAGGCTGCCCCCTAGATGACTTCATTTCATTCAAAAGCACGATCAGCGATGCTCAGCTTGGTTCTGGCAGGAAGCTGCGCTTTCTCCGGCGTTTCCTTCGCATTCGGTGAGACACCGCCGGCAGGGGTGGCGATCAAAGAATTCAGTCTGCTGGATACCGCTTCCGATGTGATTGGCATTGCGGACTTCAAGCCGGAGGGCTACAAGGACGGCCACTTCAAGCTGCGGCTGAGCCTTTCGCAGAAGACGGTGATCAATGCGGTAGTGCTGCGTACCACCGATGCATATGGCGAGGACAACTACCACAGTATGTGGAGAACGAACCGGGTGACCGACGGCTGGCTGCTCGGTCTTGTGCAGAACAAAGGAACGGAGACCGAGATCATCAATCCGGGCTTCCGCAAGGACGTGAAGGAGCCGGTCGGCGAATTCCAGGGGGGAGCTTACGTTCGACTTATACGCCAGCAACAACGGATATATTAAGGAGAGCCAGTACTTCGTACTGGAGATCGAGACGCCGCAGGGGACTGTCGCATCGAAGCCGGTCAGATCCGAGAAGCCGATGGTCGCCGATGGCACGACCGCCACGCCAACACCTGCACCGGGCCCATCCATCCCGACACCGGCCCCTGCGCCGGAAACAAACGGGCCGGAGATTCATGTCTTCTTCAAGGGTCAAGAACTCCAATTCAGCGAGACGCAGCCGGTGATCAAAGACGGTTCTACACTGGTTCCCTTCCGCAAGCTCTTCGAAACTCTGGGCTTCACGGTGAGCTGGGTGGAGAACGGAGCGGTACGGCAGGCGGTCGGTACCAAAGACGGCCTGACGATCAAGCTAACCATCGACAGCACCACGGCTTCCGTCAATGATCAGAATGTCGCTCTGGAAGTGCCGGCACAGATCATGGGGGCAGTACGATGGTTCCGCTTCGGTTTGTAGCGGAGAACAGCGGCTACCAGGTGACCTATGCCAAGGAGAACAATATGGCGTCGATCCGGATTGAGGAGGGGACGGCAGGTGCGCCTGCGGAGACACCGTCTCAACCATCCACGCCGGCACCTACTCAGCCGCCTGCGGGGACACCATCCCAGCCATCCACGCCGGCACCGACTCAGCCGCCTGCGGGGACACCAAGCCAATTGACTGTAAAGCCTTATATCGTCCATGGTTACGTACGTGATGCAGCGGGCAAGCCCATCGAAGGCGCTTCGGTCTGGGCTGATAATACCCTGTTGTACGACAGCAACCTTCTCGGGGTGACCGATGCGTCCGGCTACTACAAGCTGGAGCTGCCAAGTTTGGCAACTACCTGGAGGATGGGCGGCGAGTACTCACGGCAGGCTGACGGCAGAACCTACCGGTTCGACTTGGTGCCTGAGGTGGATCAGCCATTTGCGGGCAATACAGGGGCGGTCCGGAATATGACTTGGAAGAATGACGTGGGATACCTGTTTGTGTATCCGGATTTCTCTTCTTTCGATGGAGATAACCTGCCTATGGTGGAGTTGAAGGACCTGGAGATGACCTTAATCCCTGTGAGCTCTGCACTGGACAGCGGTGCCGGCAAGACGATCGTCAAGCGAATCGGGCGGATGGAGTACGAAGGGCTCGGGATCGATAAAATTCCGCTGGGCCGCTACAAAGCGACGATCCGGTGGATGCCCCAAGGGCTTGAGCCGATGCCGCAGTTGATCCGGGTTGAAGGGGAAGGGGACTTCGCCGAGTCGGTGGAGTTTGATTTCAGCGAAAAAAGGGGCTACCTGGACGACGACTACATGATGGAATTTGAGGTTCAATACCCGTAAGGGCTCTACCCGAGTGCCGGTAAGTCTCAGACTTATCGGCACTTTTATTGTTTTGGACAACGAAGCGGTCTGACCGTCCCGCTCCTCTTGCAACATTAATGGATGCGGCGGCGTTTGGGGGATAAAGGGGGTGCTCATGCATGAAGCATGCAATCATGGCTCTAGGGCTGGCGGCCTCCGGAATCTTGGCCGGACCGCTGACCGGAGGGGGAGCGGGGGAACCTCAGATACCGGGGAATCCGCAGCAGGTTGTTGATCAAGAGCATTCCGTGAGGAAAGACAGGTCCCGGATCCCGATTCCCATTCCGGTTACCGTAATCCCCGACTCGGACAGCCTGATCATCGGTCCGCCGAAGGTGGTCCCCTCATCCGAGATCGGGTGGGTGCCGCCCAAGAAAAAGTCTCTATCCTACGGCTCTATAGAGGAGCTGAAAGGATTCAAGGGGTTTCCTGTGCTGGTTCCCGCCAGGCTTCCAGGCTCCTATGGCTCGCCAGTGATCCATGCCTCGGATACTTCCGTTCGCATCATCTATACGGATGCGGATGGAGTCAAGCTGTCTCTAACCCAAACGAAGCCTGTTCAGGAGTACACGGTCGAGGAGATGCCGCAAGCCGTTGACGAAGACAGTTATGGGATCATCGACAGTCCGTGGGGGAAGGTCAAATGGCGAAAACTAGACCGGCATTACTCCATCGCCTGGGAATCCGGCGGACTGCAGTATCAGATCGGTGCTCCGAGGCTACAGGATGGCATCGATACCCTTCATGCCCTGGTCGCGCTGGAGAACATGAAATAAGGGCCGCTTGCTGAGCTTACGGCTCGTTCATTTTTCACTCCTCCCCCTTCAAGGTTGTGTGCTAATATGAGTTCAAGCGAGGTGAGGATGTGAGCATGATCCAAGCGGTTGAAATCATCAAAAAGAGCCCCTTTTCATGGAAACTGCTATTCGGCCTGAAGCTCATTGTTGATTTGGCTTTAGCCGGTGCTTTTTATTTTGAACATTCGATGACGCTGTTGTGGAGATTGGGCTTTGTGGTCATCTCCCTGCTGATCTTCCTGGGGATTAATGCAGTTTATCTCGACAGGAAGAAACGGCAGAATTGGCTGCTTCACGTCCTGCTCATCGACTTCCTGGTGTCCGCTGCTTACGGCTACGTTTATATCAGCGGGGATTTCCCGAATCATCTGTTCATAGGGATTACCGCCCTGGCGATTCTCATGTTAGTCAAGAACACCCGGATGCTGGTTCTTACCTGCATCCTGCTGCTTGCCGTGTATGTTGTGACGATGGGCAGCGTGGACTGGTACTTATATCAACAGCTCCATACCGCCGGCTACTTTATTTCCTGTTCGTTTATTCTATTCGCGGGGATCGTGAGTGCGGTAATCCAGCATTATGGGCGCGCTCACGAGAAGGCGATGCAGCTGCATGCCCAGCTGCTGCAGTCCCATGAGCAGCTGCAGGAATATGCGCTCCAAACGGAAGAGTGGGCGGCAGCCAGGGAAAGAGTGCGCATGGCGCGGGATATTCACGATACGGTAGGTCATAAATTAACGGCACTATTGGTGCAAATGCAGCTGGCCCGCAAGCTGGGCGGGTCGGATGCCTCACGCAGTCAGCAAATCTATCTGGAATGTGAAGATTTAATCCGATCGTCCCTGCAGGAGGTGCGGCTGTCGGTAAGGGCCATCCGGGATGAACCTGCGGGGGCCGGCTCCCTGCATGACAGCCTCCAAAAGCTGGGGGAGGAGTTTACCCGATTTACCGGCGTACAAACCGCTTTCGAGATCAAGGGAGCTCCCGTCGCTCTGCCCCGCAATCTCCAGTTGACGGCTTACCGCATGGTTCAGGAATCGCTTACCAATGCGCAGAAGCACGGTCAGGCCAAGCATGTGCACGTGGCATTGACCTACTCGGAGAGCGGATTTTCGCTGAGCATACGCAATGACGGTGTGGTTCCTCATGAACTGAAGCCGGGTTTCGGTCTCATCAGTTTGCAGGAAAGAGCGAAGGAGTGGAATGGAGAGGTGCGATTCTACCTGGATCGGAACGAAGGATTTGCTGTCGAAGGAGCATTCCCCTATGCTGCACTGGAGAGGGAGCGTGTCCACCGTTGAAAATTCTGATCGTGGATGACCAGCGGCTCATGCGAGAGGGGCTTGCTGCCCTTATTGGCCTCGAACCGGGGATGGAAGTGGTGGGGACGGCAGTGGACGGGAGAGATGCCTATGCCAAAGCGCTGGAATGGCGGCCCGACGTAGTGCTGATGGATATCCGAATGCCGGGAATGGACGGTGTGGAGGGGACCCAGTTGATCCTGAAGCATCTGCCCGAAACCAAAATTCTGATTCTGACCACCTTCGATGATGCGGAGTTAATCCTGCGGGCTTTGGAACAAGGTGTCCATGGCTATTTGTTGAAGGATATGCCATCCGAGGCGATCGTCAGCAGCATTCAAACCGTATATAACGGCGGAACGGTGCTTCAATCCGAGATCACCGCCATGCTGCTGGGTGAGCTCCAAAAAATGTCGGAGTGGAACAGGGGACAGCCGGCTCTCCTCAGTACCAACGAACCTGCCGCTCTCGGGGGGCTGACCGAACGGGAGAAAGAAATCCTCGCTTTATTGGGCCGGGGATTCAATAATAAAGAGATTGCAGGCAGCCTTGTGATCACGGAAGGCACGGTGAAAAACCACGTGTCGAACCTCATCGCCAAGCTTGGTCTGCGGGACAGGACACAGGCTGCACTCTTTTCAGTCCGTCATGGAGCTAACATCCCCTAGGGGCATGACTTTTGGCATAGAGCATGAGATTCCTCATGCTTTAGCGATCAAATGTTCTGCCTTTTTTCTTTGTGATTCATGACTTTTCTCAGCATTGCCCTTCTCTCATACCAGCTACAATGAACAACAGAAACAACATTAACCGAGACGGGGAGATGTAAGATGAGAAACATCAAAATCGCTTACTGGGTCATCACGCTTTGCACGCTCACAGGATTCGCCATCAGTGCCTTCAATGAGATTACCCATTCGCCCAAAACGTTCATGGACACCACCCAGCTGCTGGGCTACCCGCCCTACTTCCTCACTCTTCTGGGAGTGGCCAAAATCATCGGTATCCTTGTTCTGCTCGTTCCCCGATATTACAGGCTGAAGGAATGGGCGTATGCCGGCCTGACGATTGACTGCATTGCGGCCTTTTGGTCCGAATTGGCGGTCGGCAATCCCATGGCAGGTATAAAGGCCGTGGTGGTCTTTGCCTTTGTGATGCTGTCCTATTTCCTGCTGCTGAGAATGGAGAAAGGCTTGAATAAAAGCGCTGAGAGCGGACCGATGGCGGCCGGCACTCACCCCCAAGCCGGCTGAGCAGCGTGCTGGACCGGCACCTTCGAAATAATTCACACTTTGTGGTATTCCAAACTGAATTGCCTGGGGACTTCAAGTAAGATACAGCTTAGAGATCAGCAATCAGAGGAGGATATAAAGTGTTTCCATTTCAAGGGTTTCCATTTCAATCCAAAGCCAAATCGGCAGTGCTGAGCCTGGTGCTGGCAGGGAGCTGTGCCCTGACGGGCACCCTGTCTCTTGGAACGGCAGCCTCGGCGGCAACTACAGCGTCCGGGACGGCGATCCATGTGTTCTTCGGGGGCCAGGAGCTTCAATTCACCGAGACGCAGCCGGTGATCAAGGACGGATCTACCCTGGTTCCGTTCCGGAAGCTGTTCGAGACGCTCGGCTTCGAGGTGAGCTGGGTGGATACGGGAGCAGCCCAGCAGGCGGTCGGAACGAAGGATGGCCTGACCATCAAATTAACGATCAACAGCAGCACGGCGTCGGTTAACGATCAGAATGTCGCGCTTGAAGTGCCGGCGCAGATCGTCGGAGGGAATACGATGGTCCCGCTGCGGTTTGTGGCGGAGAACAGCGGTTACCAGGTTACGTATGCCAAAGAGAATCATGTGGCGACCATTCAGATCGGCGAGGGCACAGGGGGCGCTCCTGCACCAACCACGCAGCCGCCTGTCCCAATCCCAGCTCAGCCGCCGGCGCAATTGTCCGTCGAGCCCTATGTGGTTCAGGGCTATGCGCGTGATGCGTCAGGCCGGCCGCTGGCGGGTGCATCGGTCTGGGCGGATAACACCCTGCTGTACGACAGCAACATCCTGGGCGTAACGGATGAGAACGGCTACTACCGTCTCGAGCTGCCAAGCCTTGCGACGACCTGGAGGATGGGCGGCGACTTCTCCCGGGAGGGGGAAGGCAGAGCCTATAAGTTCGACCTGGTTCCTGAAGTGGATCAGCCGTTTGCAGGCAATACGGGCGCGGTCCGGAATTTTACCTGGAAGAACGATGTGGGCTACCTGTTCTTGTATGCTGATTTCTTCTCCTTCGATGACGACAACCTGCCTATGGTAGAGATGAAAGATATTGAAATGACCTTGACCCCTGTGGGCTCCACGCTGGACGACGGTACCGGCAAGACGATCGTCAAGCGGATCGGACGGATGGAGTACGAAGGTCTTGGGATCGATAAAATTCCGCTGGGCCGCTACAAAGCGACCGCCCGTTGGATGCCGAAGGGACTTGAGCCGATGCCGCTGCTGATCCGGGTTGAAGGAGAAGGGGAATATGCCGAGTCCGTGGAGTTTGATTTCAGCCAAAAAAGAGGCTACCTGGACGATGATTACATGATGGAATTTGAGGTTCAATATCCATAAGCTTTTGACAGCAGGGGTGCCGACCAAGTCTTAAAGACTTGCCGGCACTTATTGTTTTTTGGCGGGAGCCCCTGTTTCCACAGTCTGCGCTGTGCCGAAAAGAAAAAGGCCTTATCGTCATATCTTCGACGATAAGGCCTTTTTGGGGGCTGCGCGCGGCCGCTCCCGGCACAGCGCAAGAGCAGCCATCTTCACTCCCCGGCACGCAGCTTCTCGCGTTCGGGCGCCTGCGGCGGCTGTTCCATCCCCCCCCGCTCGATGAGCAGCTTGGCCCCGTCGTCGGCGAATTTCATCGTTTCCATCAGATTGCGTTCGTAATCTGCTCCGAGATCATGTCTCGGGCTTACGGCGAGGGAATCGCCCCAATTGCGGACCTTCGCCGAGGACAGGTTGGAGACATGGAACAGCATGAGCTTGTCCGAGAAAGGCGGTACCGTGGACTTCGTAATTTGGAACTGGGATGGCAGGGTGGCCGGCAGATCATCCTGTACGAGCAGCTTGGAGAGAATCGTGGTCTGCTTGATATTGATCATCTTGCAGCGCAGGAAATAATCACGTACCTCATTCGTACGGGCCACCTGAATGAAACCGGTGACCAGGGCGGTCTTGATCGAGTTAAACTGGAGATTGGCGAAGACCTGGGAGATCTCCACCCCGCTCAGCGGGCGTTTGTCTCCAAAGAAGCCGGCCAGAAAGCGTTCCCTGTGCACATAGCCCTGTTCGGTCGGCGGAATGACCGGCGGGCGGATATAGAGCCCTTTGTTCAGCATCAGCTCGGTAATCGTATTCGAGAGTTCCAACGCCGCAGCAGACAGCTTGGTGATCCACCGGCGCAGCTCCATCCGGGAGATGTTGGACAGTGTAATCGCGTAATAGATGCCGCCCAGCTTGTACATCATGTCGAGGTACTGCAGATAGAACGTATCCGAAA containing:
- a CDS encoding copper amine oxidase N-terminal domain-containing protein; its protein translation is MVADGTTATPTPAPGPSIPTPAPAPETNGPEIHVFFKGQELQFSETQPVIKDGSTLVPFRKLFETLGFTVSWVENGAVRQAVGTKDGLTIKLTIDSTTASVNDQNVALEVPAQIMGAVRWFRFGL
- a CDS encoding sensor histidine kinase, which gives rise to MIQAVEIIKKSPFSWKLLFGLKLIVDLALAGAFYFEHSMTLLWRLGFVVISLLIFLGINAVYLDRKKRQNWLLHVLLIDFLVSAAYGYVYISGDFPNHLFIGITALAILMLVKNTRMLVLTCILLLAVYVVTMGSVDWYLYQQLHTAGYFISCSFILFAGIVSAVIQHYGRAHEKAMQLHAQLLQSHEQLQEYALQTEEWAAARERVRMARDIHDTVGHKLTALLVQMQLARKLGGSDASRSQQIYLECEDLIRSSLQEVRLSVRAIRDEPAGAGSLHDSLQKLGEEFTRFTGVQTAFEIKGAPVALPRNLQLTAYRMVQESLTNAQKHGQAKHVHVALTYSESGFSLSIRNDGVVPHELKPGFGLISLQERAKEWNGEVRFYLDRNEGFAVEGAFPYAALERERVHR
- a CDS encoding response regulator, whose product is MKILIVDDQRLMREGLAALIGLEPGMEVVGTAVDGRDAYAKALEWRPDVVLMDIRMPGMDGVEGTQLILKHLPETKILILTTFDDAELILRALEQGVHGYLLKDMPSEAIVSSIQTVYNGGTVLQSEITAMLLGELQKMSEWNRGQPALLSTNEPAALGGLTEREKEILALLGRGFNNKEIAGSLVITEGTVKNHVSNLIAKLGLRDRTQAALFSVRHGANIP
- a CDS encoding DoxX family protein codes for the protein MRNIKIAYWVITLCTLTGFAISAFNEITHSPKTFMDTTQLLGYPPYFLTLLGVAKIIGILVLLVPRYYRLKEWAYAGLTIDCIAAFWSELAVGNPMAGIKAVVVFAFVMLSYFLLLRMEKGLNKSAESGPMAAGTHPQAG
- a CDS encoding stalk domain-containing protein; amino-acid sequence: MFPFQGFPFQSKAKSAVLSLVLAGSCALTGTLSLGTAASAATTASGTAIHVFFGGQELQFTETQPVIKDGSTLVPFRKLFETLGFEVSWVDTGAAQQAVGTKDGLTIKLTINSSTASVNDQNVALEVPAQIVGGNTMVPLRFVAENSGYQVTYAKENHVATIQIGEGTGGAPAPTTQPPVPIPAQPPAQLSVEPYVVQGYARDASGRPLAGASVWADNTLLYDSNILGVTDENGYYRLELPSLATTWRMGGDFSREGEGRAYKFDLVPEVDQPFAGNTGAVRNFTWKNDVGYLFLYADFFSFDDDNLPMVEMKDIEMTLTPVGSTLDDGTGKTIVKRIGRMEYEGLGIDKIPLGRYKATARWMPKGLEPMPLLIRVEGEGEYAESVEFDFSQKRGYLDDDYMMEFEVQYP
- a CDS encoding DUF3231 family protein is translated as MHHAPLTAAEMGNLWNFYMANTMSRCMLSHFLANVEDPEIRSLLTESYKLSRHIIDRVTALFGEEGVPLPEGFRAEDVQAEAPRLFSDTFYLQYLDMMYKLGGIYYAITLSNISRMELRRWITKLSAAALELSNTITELMLNKGLYIRPPVIPPTEQGYVHRERFLAGFFGDKRPLSGVEISQVFANLQFNSIKTALVTGFIQVARTNEVRDYFLRCKMINIKQTTILSKLLVQDDLPATLPSQFQITKSTVPPFSDKLMLFHVSNLSSAKVRNWGDSLAVSPRHDLGADYERNLMETMKFADDGAKLLIERGGMEQPPQAPEREKLRAGE